Proteins from a single region of Corylus avellana chromosome ca11, CavTom2PMs-1.0:
- the LOC132165428 gene encoding uncharacterized protein LOC132165428 yields the protein MDLSSWLRRGLSSASTKTKNPNLPNQSHPDPQQEEEEELFGVTEQLIEFVKSFTFDTFNNFPFQDDEGADVTPSTSGNVRKDLSEWQEQHALLVITKVKEISQLRYMLCPRRLKERQFWRIYFKLVKSYVIEYELRAVQLAKLKSMAMENEKSSDTSVYEVEMAEAKYTESLMPPTP from the exons ATGGACTTGTCCTCGTGGTTACGACGCGGCCTTTCAAGCGCAAGCACAAAGACCAAAAACCCAAATCTCCCAAACCAATCACACCCAGACccacaacaagaagaagaagaggaactATTCGGAGTCACAGAGCAACTCATTGAGTTCGTCAAGTCCTTCACTTTTGACACCTTCAATAATTTCCCTTTCCAAG ATGATGAGGGAGCTGATGTAACCCCATCAACTTCAGGCAATGTCCGGAAGGATCTTTCCGAATGGCAAGAGCAGCATGCTCTTCTTGTGATCACAAAAGTTAAG GAAATTTCCCAACTTAGATATATGCTATGCCCTCGTCGCTTGAAGGAACGTCAGTTTTGGAGAATATATTTTAAGCTTGTCAAGAGCTACGTGATTGA ATATGAGCTGCGTGCAGTTCAACTAGCGAAACTGAAAAGTATGGCAATGGAGAATGAGAAATCTTCAGACACCAGTGTATATGAAGTTGAAATGGCGGAGGCAAAGTACACAGAGAGCTTAATGCCTCCCACTCCATAG
- the LOC132165846 gene encoding B3 domain-containing transcription factor NGA4-like produces the protein MAATAGHACPNCMYRDYAREVVFKKRLSPGDVQGRGGYKLYIPKPHAARFCSPANINGSEVITFCDVQMQSWPMGFRTISTDGRAYLGAGWIKFVRKKQLRAGDTVIFYEVRCGQGTRFFMIAVSYKDRLQLLGAPINYTN, from the coding sequence ATGGCAGCAACAGCAGGACATGCATGTCCGAATTGTATGTACCGGGACTACGCGCGTGAAGTGGTGTTTAAGAAAAGGTTGTCACCAGGTGACGTCCAAGGAAGAGGAGGCTATAAACTTTATATACCGAAGCCACATGCTGCCAGATTCTGCTCCCCAGCAAACATTAATGGAAGTGAAGTGATCACTTTCTGTGACGTTCAAATGCAGTCCTGGCCAATGGGTTTTCGTACAATTAGTACTGATGGAAGAGCTTATCTCGGCGCAGGGTGGATCAAGTTTGTTCGAAAGAAGCAGCTACGGGCAGGAGACACCGTTATCTTTTATGAGGTCAGGTGCGGGCAGGGGACAAGATTTTTCATGATTGCAGTCTCTTACAAAGACCGTCTTCAGCTTCTTGGAGCTCCAATTAATTACACAAATTAA
- the LOC132165844 gene encoding B3 domain-containing transcription factor NGA4-like — MAATAGHACPNCMYRDYEREVVFKKRLAPSDVQGRGGYKLYIPKPDAARFCSLANINGSGGITLYDVEMKPWPMGFRTSTDGRAYLGAGWIKFVRKKQLRAGDTVSFYEVRCGQRTRFFMIAVSYKDRLQILGAPIN, encoded by the coding sequence ATGGCAGCAACAGCAGGACATGCATGTCCGAATTGTATGTACCGGGACTACGAGCGTGAAGTGGTGTTTAAGAAAAGGTTGGCACCAAGTGACGTCCAAGGAAGAGGAGGCTATAAACTTTATATACCGAAGCCAGACGCTGCCAGATTCTGCTCCCTAGCAAACATTAATGGAAGTGGAGGGATCACTTTATATGACGTTGAAATGAAGCCCTGGCCAATGGGATTTCGTACAAGTACTGATGGAAGAGCTTATCTCGGCGCAGGGTGGATCAAGTTTGTTCGAAAGAAGCAGCTACGGGCAGGAGACACCGTTAGCTTTTATGAGGTCAGGTGCGGGCAGAGGACAAGATTTTTCATGATTGCAGTCTCTTACAAAGACCGTCTTCAGATTCTTGGAGCTCCAATTAATTAG
- the LOC132165842 gene encoding uncharacterized protein LOC132165842 yields MDLSSWLRRSLSSASTKTKNPNLPNQSHPDPQQEEEELFGVTEQLIEFVKPFTFDTFNNFALQDDEGAACGDVTPSTSGNVRKDLSEWQERHALLVITKVKVDFFFVSNSSDWV; encoded by the exons ATGGACTTGTCCTCGTGGCTCCGACGCAGCCTTTCAAGCGCAAGCACAAAGACCAAAAACCCAAATCTCCCAAACCAATCACACCCAGACCcacaacaagaagaagaggaactATTCGGAGTCACAGAGCAACTCATTGAGTTCGTCAAGCCCTTCACTTTCGACACCTTCAATAATTTCGCTCTCCAAG ATGATGAGGGAGCTGCTTGTGGTGATGTAACCCCATCAACTTCAGGCAATGTCCGGAAGGATCTTTCCGAATGGCAAGAGCGGCATGCTCTTCTTGTGATCACAAAAGTTAAggttgatttcttttttgtttctaattctTCAGATTGGGTTTAA